A window of the Oryza brachyantha chromosome 5, ObraRS2, whole genome shotgun sequence genome harbors these coding sequences:
- the LOC102700239 gene encoding glutelin type-A 3 gives MKSSIVFSTICLVLLCHGSLAQLLSQSTSQWQSSRRGSPRQCRFDQLQAFEPIRTVRSQAGVTEFYDVSNELFQCTGVSVVRRVIEPRGLLLPHYSNGATLVYIIQGRGITGPTFPGCPETYQQQFQQSGEAQPFEGQSHKFRDEHQKIHRFRQGDVVALPAGVAHWCYNDGEVPIVAIYVTDIYNSANQLDPRHRDFFLAGNNKVAQQLYRSEARENSKNIFGGFSVELLSEALGISRGVARQLQCQNDQRGEIVRVEHGLALLQPYASVQEQQQEQVQSRDYEQTQYQQKQPQGSCSNGLDETFCTMRLRQNIDNPNLADTYNPKAGRITYLNGQKFPILNLVQMSAVKVNLYQNAVLSPFWNINAHSVVYITQGRARVQVVNNNGKTVFDGELRQGQLLIIPQHHVVLKKAQREGCSYIALKTNPNSIVSHIAGKNSIFRALPGDVVTNAYRISREEAKRIKHNRGDESGVFAPSHAYRSYQDMSVAA, from the exons ATGAAATCATCTATAGTTTTCTCCACCATTTGCTTGGTCCTCTTGTGCCATGGCTCATTAGCCCAGCTTCTTAGCCAGAGTACTAGCCAATGGCAGAGTTCTCGCCGTGGAAGTCCAAGACAGTGCCGATTTGATCAGTTGCAAGCATTCGAGCCGATTCGCACTGTAAGGTCCCAAGCTGGTGTAACTGAGTTCTATGATGTCTCTAACGAGTTGTTCCAATGTACTGGAGTATCTGTTGTTCGTCGAGTCATTGAGCCTAGAGGTCTTCTGCTACCTCACTACTCCAATGGAGCAACTTTGGTCTATATCATCCAAG GTAGAGGTATAACAGGGCCAACCTTTCCAGGATGTCCTGAGACCTATCAACAGCAATTCCAGCAATCTGGGGAAGCCCAACCATTTGAGGGCCAAAgccataaatttagagatgagcATCAAAAGATCCATCGATTCCGACAAGGAGATGTAGTTGCATTGCCTGCTGGTGTAGCTCATTGGTGCTACAATGATGGTGAAGTACCAATTGTTGCCATATATGTCACAGATATATACAACAGTGCTAACCAACTTGATCCTAGACACAgg GATTTCTTTTTAGCTGGCAACAATAAGGTAGCTCAACAACTGTATAGATCTGAGGCAAGGGAGAATTCGAAGAACATTTTCGGTGGCTTTAGTGTTGAACTACTTAGTGAGGCTCTTGGCATAAGTCGTGGAGTAGCAAGACAACTCCAGTGCCAAAATGACCAAAGAGGAGAAATAGTTCGTGTTGAGCATGGTCTTGCATTGCTCCAACCATATGCATCAGTACAAGAGCAACAACAAGAACAGGTGCAATCAAGAGACTATGAACAAACACAATATCAACAAAAACAACCTCAAGGTAGTTGCTCTAATGGTTTGGATGAGACCTTTTGTACCATGAGACTAAGGCAAAATATTGATAACCCAAACCTTGCCGATACGTACAACCCCAAAGCAGGAAGAATCACATATCTAAATGGTCAAAAGTTCCCAATTCTTAATCTCGTACAGATGAGTGCTGTCAAAGTAAATCTATACCAG AACGCAGTCCTTTCGCCTTTCTGGAACATCAATGCTCATAGTGTTGTGTATATTACTCAAGGTCGTGCCCGGGTTCAAGTTGTCAACAACAATGGAAAGACGGTATTCGATGGAGAACTTCGCCAGGGGCAGCTGCTAATCATACCACAACATCATGTTGTTCTGAAAAAGGCTCAAAGAGAAGGATGCTCATATATTGCATTGAAAACCAACCCTAACTCCATTGTTAGCCACATCGCAGGAAAGAACTCTATCTTCCGTGCGCTTCCTGGTGATGTTGTCACAAATGCATATCGTATCTCAAGAGAAGAAGCTAAGAGGATCAAGCACAACAGGGGAGACGAGTCGGGCGTGTTTGCTCCTAGTCATGCCTACAGGAGCTACCAAGATATGTCAGTGGCTGCATAA